Proteins encoded by one window of Penaeus monodon isolate SGIC_2016 unplaced genomic scaffold, NSTDA_Pmon_1 PmonScaffold_6104, whole genome shotgun sequence:
- the LOC119571390 gene encoding translation initiation factor IF-2-like — protein sequence MPGMPARTCPGCQPRRPRRSYPPRSPEELPAEGPRGSRPPRTCRGAPSPGLPGGAASPKGMPGGAPAQGKAGGAASGTARGAAPEGKAEELPAEDTPEELLRRHAGGAPPRTPRRGTCRDTRRTRRDTPEERRPGHAQELPSEGLPEGLPAEDTPGECPPRTPGGAAFPGFPEDCLPQESRRAAPEDTPEDACPRPRGVPAEDTPGGATWARTAGGDPPGPPEGSCRDTPEGCRRTRRGSCPAEDSRRSCLPGHPRGSAPPRPRRSCLPRTPR from the coding sequence ATGCCGGGGATGCCTGCCAGGACATGCCCAGGGTGCCagccgaggagaccccggaggaGCTACCCGCCGAGGAGCCCGGAGGAGCTACCCGCCGAGGGCCCCCGGGGGAGCCGCCCGCCGAGGACTTGCCGGGGAGCGCCTTCCCCAGGGTTGCCCGGGGGAGCTGCCTCCCCAAAGGGCATGCCCGGGGGAGCGCCTGCCCAAGGGAAAGCCGGGGGAGCTGCCTCCGGGACAGCCAGAGGAGCTGCCCCCGAGGGGAAAGcggaggagctgcccgccgaggacaccccggaggagctccTCCGAAGACACGCCGGAGGAGCTCCTCCCAGGACACCCCGGAGGGGGACCTGCCGAGACACCCGGAGGACTCGCcgggacaccccggaggagcgcCGCCCAGGACACGCCCAGGAGCTGCCTTCCGAGGGCTTGCCGGAggggctgcctgccgaggacacgcccGGGGAGTGCCCGCCCAGGacacccggaggagctgccttccCAGGATTTCCGGAGGACTGCCTGCCCCAGGAAAGCCGGAGGGCTGCccccgaggacaccccggaggatgCCTGCCCAAGACCCCGGGGAGTGCCCGCCGAGGACACCCCCGGGGGAGCTACCTGGGCCAGGACAGCCGGAGGAGACCCGCCAGGACCCCCGGAGGGCTCCTGCCGGGACACGCCGGAGGGCTGCCGCAGGACACGCCGGGGGAGCTGCCCCGCCGAGGAcagccggaggagctgcctgcccggGCACCCCCGGGGGAGTGCCCCGCCGAggccccggaggagctgcctgccgaggacaccccggag